In the Leguminivora glycinivorella isolate SPB_JAAS2020 chromosome 9, LegGlyc_1.1, whole genome shotgun sequence genome, ACATTCACATGGCCGCTTATCAATTCCTTTATACCTTCTAAGGCATCTTTGCAAGATTGTGTGTTAAAGTGATTTAATCTCGACAAGAGCTCTTTTGTGTTCAGCTTCCGAGCAGACAAGGCTTCATTGTGACCATGATGTTTCAGTTGCTCCTTTATTACGATttgttttactttaaaattcGTCTTAGTAACGTTCGTGCCCCTTGGTAAGTCTTTCTTCTTagcttgtttattttttaacttaGTTTTCGATTTCTCAGATTTAAGAAACTTTTGATACCTTGTTGCGCCTGTTTGTGGCATTTTAAATACTGATTTTATCAAATAGTGTATTCAGGATAGGAACAGTGTTAAAATATAACCTCAATCAATGCAACATACGCAAGACGCAAGGCtcactgtcactttgacagtaGTCTAGCCTAGTAAATACACATCCAAATAGTGCACTGCACGATCAAATATTAATGATTACTTGTGCTAATATTTATTCTGTGACATTGTTATTACTTATTTTAGTGCTTGTTCTGTGATATCAGCGTAAGTCTGTGGTCTCATTCGTACGAGCGCACAATGCTTGTACTGTACTGTACATCTGACCAACATCTCACAATTCTCACATAGCTTTCAACTGTTGCGTCCAATCGAGTTTGGTCGGGCAATAATAGACATATAATCTATGGACCTCCGGCCATGGATGTGTCGTGTCAAACTGtcatggcccctgtacacacatggccaacggttccaccagccctttgtgaaaccccttggccaagataagagccgctgtttacacattggcgaaccaatcacttggcattggctcttcatgaaagatggacgtggaatgaaaaaatctaggaaattcttggtcatagacgttgtcagaaaaaaaatattaaaaaataataaccccgtagtaaaattaaattatttgcaatattaacaattttttgaatattctgataagaacatttatcttttttaggaaatacattaaacatttgcaaggttattttatttcctaaaatctacactattattggcatagataaacttattattttcgtaaatatttcactactgtcctctctgacggctgacgaccaactgaatgaagcgccaacgtgtaaacgcagttggccattggcgccaagatcctttgatgtgtggacaaaaaaccgacacgaatcggttggccggcaagcgcaagcgccaactgccaacttacggccaagtagccctctacacacatggccaagggggttggtggaactgttggccatgtgtgtacagcggccatcaAATTTCTCGCAAATGACGCAAATCAAATCAAACGTCAATTACACGTGGTTTTACGTTGTTTAGCAAATTAGCACAATTTTTGTTGTATTATCATTTACCCGTGTTAAGTAAAACACAATCAATATGAAGATTAAAAAGCAGCATCGTAAAAAGAAGTACCTTCACAAACTAAATCGCAAAAGAATGCATCTTAAACAACGTAGTACTGGTCAAGTAAATTGGTATGATTTTTCTGTTTGTATCTTTATCTCGACGATTTATTTCACGAATGTTAACTAAAGTCGTCCTTTCTGTTATTTTCAGTCAAACTCTTAAGGAAGCATGGGACATGAAAAAGTCGACACTTCGTAATCTTAAAGAGATGGGACTTGCAAATGATCCTAATAAAGCTATCAAAATTCCAAATTACAAGCAAGAACAGTTGAAACGGGCTAAAAAGATTGTCAACCAAGAAGAATCATCGGAGTCTGAAGAAGACGTTGAAGTTAAAATAATTCCTAAAAAAGAAGTTGTGGAAAGGTTAGAAAAAGAGGCCCGAGCACCAAGGGAACGAAGATTCATGTGAGTGCTCACCATCACATTCATATTACTGGCTACTGCAGAGGCAAATATTTGTACGcaatatttgtttatatttattataaacatttttcttacaGGTTACCTAAAGGCCAAGTGGAATACCTAACATATTTATTAGACAAATATGGCCATGATTATAAAGCCATGGCCAGAGACAAGAAAAACTTTTACCAAGAAACCTGGAAGCAGATTCGggctaaaataaaaacatttatggGGATTCCAAAACAATATGGAGAGTATTTGAAAAGTAGAGGGTTGTTGGACAAAGAGGTTGATGAGAAGGAATTGCAAGAACAGGCAAAGGCATTGGTTATGGATGATTAGTGAATATATTACATTTGATTATATTAACATCTTCAGTGTGGCAATCAACTTGTACAGGGGTACAATATGACACACTAACTGTGTTAAACTActgactattattattatattatttgatacactagcagctgatagctgatgcgtgtatatcactgcacttgttgt is a window encoding:
- the LOC125229431 gene encoding nucleolar protein 16 translates to MKIKKQHRKKKYLHKLNRKRMHLKQRSTGQVNCQTLKEAWDMKKSTLRNLKEMGLANDPNKAIKIPNYKQEQLKRAKKIVNQEESSESEEDVEVKIIPKKEVVERLEKEARAPRERRFMLPKGQVEYLTYLLDKYGHDYKAMARDKKNFYQETWKQIRAKIKTFMGIPKQYGEYLKSRGLLDKEVDEKELQEQAKALVMDD